A genomic segment from Geitlerinema sp. PCC 7407 encodes:
- the ispF gene encoding 2-C-methyl-D-erythritol 2,4-cyclodiphosphate synthase, whose product MQIRIGNGYDIHRLVRDRPLVLGGVTIPHELGLLGHSDADALTHAIMDAMLGALSLGDIGHYFPPSDPKWAGADSLELLRQVNGLIRDRGWQVSNIDSVIVAERPKIKPHIDAMRDRLAAVLEVEPDQVGIKATTNEKLGPEGREEGIAAHAVALLVRG is encoded by the coding sequence ATGCAGATTCGAATTGGGAACGGCTACGATATCCATCGCTTGGTGCGCGATCGCCCGCTGGTTTTGGGAGGGGTGACGATTCCCCACGAGCTGGGTTTGCTGGGCCACAGTGATGCTGATGCCCTGACCCACGCCATCATGGATGCCATGCTGGGCGCTTTGAGCTTAGGCGATATTGGCCACTATTTCCCGCCGTCCGACCCAAAGTGGGCGGGAGCTGACAGCCTAGAGCTGCTGCGCCAAGTGAACGGCCTGATTCGCGATCGCGGCTGGCAGGTGAGCAATATCGATTCGGTGATCGTGGCGGAACGGCCCAAAATCAAGCCCCACATCGACGCAATGCGCGATCGCCTGGCGGCAGTGCTAGAAGTCGAGCCGGATCAGGTCGGTATCAAAGCCACCACCAACGAGAAGCTTGGCCCCGAGGGGCGAGAAGAGGGAATTGCGGCCCATGCAGTGGCCCTGCTGGTGCGGGGATAA
- a CDS encoding VWA domain-containing protein produces MKVGLQAALSDAQLDAGQAVSQRQLSLSISAIATPAAAALPLNLCLILDHSGSMQGQPLDFVKQAALQIIERLSPRDRLSVIAFDHKAKVLVPNQPVGDLTSLREQIDGLYADGGTAIDEGLRLGIEELAKSRGDCVSQAFLLTDGENEHGDNDRCLKLAQLATSYNLTLNTLGFGHHWNQDVLERIADAGGGALAYIERLDAVLPAFANLFNRIQTVGLTNAHLLLTLAEGVRLAELKPIAQVAPDTIELTPQSGPEAIAVRLGDLMVSVPRVVLANLYIHQLPLGRQPIAQVRVRYDDPATGQNQVLSELLNVEATVVTDYQPSIDPAVQPHILALAKYRQTQIAEDRLRQGDRTGAATMLQSAAQTALQMGDRTGATVLQVNATRLQSGEDLSEADRKKTRIVSKTILQP; encoded by the coding sequence ATGAAAGTTGGTCTCCAAGCCGCTCTCAGTGATGCTCAGCTAGATGCTGGGCAGGCTGTCAGCCAACGTCAGCTCTCCCTGTCGATCTCCGCGATCGCCACCCCCGCCGCCGCTGCGCTTCCTCTCAATCTTTGCCTGATCCTCGATCACAGCGGCTCCATGCAGGGTCAGCCCCTCGACTTCGTCAAACAGGCTGCGCTTCAGATCATCGAGCGCCTTTCCCCGCGCGATCGCCTGTCCGTCATCGCCTTTGACCACAAGGCCAAAGTCCTCGTCCCCAATCAGCCCGTGGGCGACCTGACCAGCCTGCGCGAACAGATCGACGGCCTCTATGCCGACGGCGGTACCGCCATTGATGAAGGCCTGCGGCTGGGTATCGAAGAGCTGGCCAAGAGCCGCGGAGACTGCGTTTCCCAGGCCTTTTTGCTCACGGACGGCGAAAACGAGCACGGCGACAACGATCGCTGTCTCAAGCTCGCCCAGCTAGCCACCAGCTACAACCTCACCCTCAACACCCTGGGCTTCGGCCATCACTGGAATCAGGATGTCCTAGAGCGCATCGCAGACGCAGGGGGCGGAGCGCTGGCCTACATTGAGCGCCTCGACGCGGTTCTGCCAGCTTTTGCCAATCTCTTCAACCGCATTCAGACCGTGGGCCTCACCAATGCCCATCTGCTGCTGACGCTGGCCGAGGGCGTGCGCCTCGCCGAGCTCAAGCCCATTGCCCAGGTCGCCCCAGACACCATCGAGCTCACTCCCCAGTCTGGGCCAGAGGCGATCGCCGTTCGCCTGGGCGATCTGATGGTTTCAGTGCCTCGAGTCGTGCTGGCGAACTTGTACATTCATCAGCTGCCCCTGGGCCGCCAGCCGATCGCCCAGGTGCGGGTGCGCTACGACGACCCCGCCACGGGCCAAAATCAGGTGCTCTCCGAGCTCTTGAACGTCGAAGCCACGGTGGTTACTGACTACCAGCCCAGCATCGATCCGGCGGTGCAGCCCCATATTTTGGCTCTGGCCAAGTATCGCCAAACCCAGATCGCCGAAGACCGCCTTCGCCAGGGCGATCGCACCGGCGCTGCGACGATGCTCCAGAGCGCGGCTCAGACCGCCCTGCAAATGGGCGATCGCACCGGCGCGACGGTCCTGCAAGTCAACGCGACCCGCCTCCAGTCTGGCGAAGACCTCTCTGAGGCCGATCGCAAGAAAACTCGCATCGTTTCCAAAACAATTTTGCAGCCCTAG
- a CDS encoding PIN/TRAM domain-containing protein, giving the protein MLDAIIILSFIFAGAGIGFFGIELLPVTVLDQVSNLEGLRSVTGGFSALIGGVIGLMVQTAYRRIEAQIRSLPVDLLLSRSVGLVLGLLIANLTLAPVFLLPIPWEFAFIKPMAAVLGSALFGFTGVTLADTHGRALLRLINPNSVETMLVAEGTLKPAATKILDTSCIIDGRIEELLNTGFLEGQILVPQFVLQELQQLADASNDQKRVRGRRGLDILNQIKANHPNRIVIHSADYDDVVTVDAKLVRLSQELNATLITNDYNLNKVASLQRIVVLNVNDLAQAIRPAYIPGDNLAIRILKEGKEPDQGVGYLDDGTMVVVEDGGEYIGAGELRVVVTGSLQTSAGRMIFARPQTSIVA; this is encoded by the coding sequence ATGCTCGATGCAATCATCATCCTTTCATTCATCTTCGCAGGAGCAGGCATAGGCTTCTTTGGCATTGAACTGCTGCCCGTCACGGTCTTGGACCAAGTGTCCAACCTCGAAGGGCTGCGCTCCGTTACGGGCGGCTTTTCGGCCCTCATCGGCGGTGTGATCGGTTTGATGGTGCAGACAGCCTACCGCCGCATCGAAGCCCAGATTCGAAGCCTACCAGTGGACCTGCTGCTGAGCCGCTCTGTGGGCTTGGTGTTGGGCCTGCTGATTGCCAACCTCACCCTCGCGCCGGTCTTTTTGCTGCCGATTCCCTGGGAGTTTGCCTTCATCAAGCCCATGGCGGCGGTGTTGGGCAGTGCGCTGTTTGGCTTTACCGGGGTGACCCTGGCGGATACCCACGGACGGGCCTTGTTGCGGCTGATCAACCCCAACTCCGTCGAGACGATGCTGGTGGCAGAAGGAACGCTGAAGCCTGCGGCCACGAAGATTTTGGATACGAGCTGCATCATTGACGGCCGCATCGAGGAGCTGCTCAATACGGGCTTTTTGGAAGGCCAGATTTTGGTGCCCCAGTTTGTGCTGCAAGAGCTCCAGCAGCTCGCCGACGCCTCCAATGACCAAAAGCGGGTGCGGGGTCGGCGCGGCCTGGACATCTTGAACCAAATCAAAGCCAATCACCCCAACCGGATTGTGATTCATTCGGCGGACTATGACGACGTGGTGACGGTGGACGCCAAGCTGGTGCGCCTGTCCCAGGAGCTGAATGCCACGCTGATCACGAACGACTACAACCTGAATAAGGTTGCCAGCCTCCAGCGCATTGTGGTGCTGAACGTCAATGATTTGGCCCAGGCCATCCGACCGGCCTACATTCCCGGCGACAATCTGGCGATTCGGATCCTCAAGGAAGGCAAAGAGCCAGATCAGGGCGTGGGCTACCTCGATGACGGCACCATGGTGGTGGTCGAGGATGGCGGCGAATATATCGGCGCTGGAGAGCTGCGAGTGGTGGTGACCGGATCGCTGCAAACCTCGGCGGGCCGGATGATTTTCGCCCGTCCCCAGACGTCGATCGTGGCCTGA